One window from the genome of Oryza glaberrima chromosome 3, OglaRS2, whole genome shotgun sequence encodes:
- the LOC127765066 gene encoding ABC transporter I family member 20 — MAPTVEISHLSFTYPGIDGRPPPGAPPLIEDVCFSLDAGHRCLLLGSNGAGKTTILKILGGKHMVDPSMVRVLGRSAFHDTALTSSGDLCYLGGEWRRDVAFAGYQVNIQMDISAEKMIFGVVGVDPQRRDELIKILDIDLAWRMHKASDGQRRRVQICMGLLKPFKVLLLDEITVDLDVLARANLLTYLKKECEERGATIIYATHIFDGLDDWPTHIVYIARGKLQLALPLEKVKEMSQLSLMRTVESWLRKERDEDRRRRKERKEKGLPEFDKVTEGSRVIGDPAARAVNNGWAAGRLASTVAGEENFIFSSNSVLRQ; from the exons ATGGCGCCAACGGTGGAGATCAGCCACCTCTCCTTCACCTACCCGGGCATCgacggccgcccgccgcccggcgcgccgccgctcatcgAGGACGTCTGCTTCTCCCTCGACGCCGgccaccgctgcctcctcctcggctccaACGGCGCCG GCAAGACGACGATACTGAAGATACTGGGCGGGAAGCACATGGTGGATCCGAGCATGGTGCGGGTCCTGGGCAGGTCGGCCTTCCACGACACGGCGCTCACATCATCTGGCGACCTCTGCTACCTAGGCGGTGAG TGGAGGCGCGATGTTGCCTTTGCGGGCTACCAGGTAAATATACAGATGGACATTTCAGCAGAGAAGATGATATTTGGTGTTGTGGGCGTTGATCCTCAAAGGAGAGATGAGCTTATCAAG ATTTTGGATATTGACCTTGCCTGGCGCATGCACAAGGCATCCGATGGTCAAAGGAGACGGGTCCAAATTTGCATGGGGCTTCTCAAGCCATTCAAA GTTCTTCTTCTTGATGAGATCACAGTAGATCTGGATGTGTTGGCAAGAGCAAATCTATTGACATATTTAAAGAAGGAATGCGAGGAACGGGGTGCTACAATCATCTACGCAACACATATTTTTGACGGACTTGATGATTGGCCAACACACATT GTGTACATTGCCCGTGGGAAGTTGCAACTAGCACTGCCTTTAGAAAAGGTGAAAGAAATGAGCCAGTTATCTCTCATG AGAACAGTGGAGAGCTGGCTGAGGAAAGAGAGAGACGAGGATAGGCGGAGAAGAAAGGAACGGAAGGAGAAAGGCCTCCCAGAGTTTGACAAGGTTACTGAGGGGAGTCGGGTTATAGGTGATCCCGCTGCCAGAGCGGTGAACAATGGGTGGGCAGCAGGGAGGCTCGCCTCAACGGTTGCTGGTGAAGAGAATTTCATTTTCAGCTCTAACAGCGTTCTTAGGCAATAA
- the LOC127767908 gene encoding YTH domain-containing protein ECT4-like isoform X1: protein MMPGFGTSSSMGSASHPARIEYNTSSNVSSQYIYEQGLYYPATNGYAYYAGFEPPVEWSDHTNFVGVDGQNLQLSNENLPYVYCTPGYGFSYYSPDQYTYMPGMVMGVDGSFVGSQQYFASPYQLPGSPSGFFPMSIQPTTDFSSTVSAEPPLLSTGTGTSAVASRLANTSMKNKYQMSGNTAPASQTAPSGSPAVVRPQQAYENESTNKPSNPPDANMSRRDKSSTSLVTVPVDASSTDKDGKSDEGNQSKEHVQSIQVTSGPMSGESGQGKATSNSTLEKIMIHPDQYNKVHFTVDHPDAKFFVIKSYSEDDVHKSIKYDVWSSTPNGNKRLDAAYSDVQGRALGKCPIFLFFSVNASGQFCGVAEMVGPVDFHKDMDFWQQDKWSGSFPVKWHLVKDVPNSTFRHIILENNENKPVTNSRDTQEIPFKSGTNMLKLFKDGPLTTSILDDFSFYEGRQKAMLEEKCRRSGRNFDVRMYVPAFITKSSVVAVGEPSEVGKGQFSSKDLHSGDVEQDNGACEQPDKLNQMKDILATEALKTDGGAFVGQLEHAKTNQGSLDARVDHQSEHCSCSNPPENGERKPDSLSELVKLNGKSQRDSEAQPGINLSEPNYSSVKKGLPEEFCGQNPSNFMKEGGAGTVEDRKSTKFVTKSQGFPSSRVSKEAKGNGNEMARITTTGVVKVGSVHIKVNVAGEPSSEIIGDENGLP, encoded by the exons ATG ATGCCTGGTTTTGGTACAAGTTCTTCCATGGGTTCTGCATCTCACCCTGCTAGAATCGAGTATAACACAAGTAGCAATGTGTCATCTCAATACATATATGAGCAGGGTCTTTATTATCCAGCAACAAACGGCTATGCTTACTATGCAG GCTTTGAGCCACCAGTTGAATGGAGTGATCACACTAATTTTGTGGGGGTAGATGGTCAAAACCTACAACTTTCA AATGAAAACCTTCCATATGTATATTGCACACCTGGCTATGGTTTTTCTTATTACTCCCCAGATCAGTACACCTATATGCCTGGCATGGTAATGGGAGTTGATGGCTCTTTTGTAGGAAGCCAACAGTATTTTGCTAGTCCATATCAACTTCCTGGCTCGCCATCTGGTTTCTTCCCGATGTCTATTCAGCCCACCACAGATTTCAGCTCAACTGTTTCTGCAGAACCTCCTTTACTTAGTACTGGCACTGGTACATCTGCTGTTGCTAGTAGGCTTGCTAACACCAGTATGAAAAACAAATATCAGATGTCTGGAAATACAGCTCCAGCTTCTCAGACTGCCCCTTCTGGAAGTCCAGCTGTTGTACGTCCTCAGCAGGCCTACGAAAACGAAAGCACAAATAAGCCATCTAATCCGCCTGATGCTAACATGAGTAGGCGTGACAAATCCTCAACCTCCCTTGTCACAGTTCCAGTGGATGCTTCATCGACTGACAAG GATGGAAAATCTGATGAAGGTAATCAGTCAAAAGAACATGTGCAATCCATTCAGGTTACTTCAGGTCCCATGTCCGGCGAAAGTGGACAAGGCAAAGCAACAtcaaacagtacattggaaaaaaTTATGATACATCCTGACCAATACAATAAGGTTCACTTTACTGTTGATCATCCAGATGCCAAGTTTTTTGTCATCAAATCTTACAGCGAGGATGATGTACATAAGAGCATTAAATATGATGTATGGTCAAGCACACCTAATGGCAACAAGAGGTTGGATGCAGCCTACTCAGATGTACAAGGAAGAGCTCTGGGAAAGTgtccaatatttctctttttttct GTTAATGCTAGCGGGCAGTTCTGTGGTGTTGCTGAAATGGTTGGCCCTGTTGATTTTCACAAAGACATGGATTTCTGGCAGCAGGATAAGTGGTCTGGGAGCTTCCCGGTGAAGTGGCACCTAGTAAAGGATGTGCCCAACTCCACCTTTCGGCACATTATATTAGAGAATAACGAGAACAAGCCTGTTACCAACAGCCGGGATACACAAGAg ATTCCTTTTAAGTCTGGGACAAACATGCTGAAGCTATTTAAGGATGGCCCATTGACAACATCTATTCTTGATGACTTCTCGTTTTATGAAGGGAGACAGAAAGCAATGCTAGAAGAGAAATGCAGACGTTCGGGTAGAAATTTTGATGTACGCATGTATGTTCCAGCATTTATCACTAAAAGCAGTGTTGTTGCGGTAGGTGAACCTTCAGAAGTAGGTAAAGGCCAGTTTAGCAGCAAAGATCTACATTCAGGGGATGTTGAACAGGATAATGGTGCATGTGAGCAACCTGACAAGCTGAACCAAATGAAAGACATACTGGCCACTGAAGCACTCAAAACGGATGGTGGAGCATTTGTTGGGCAACTTGAGCATGCAAAAACAAACCAAGGTAGTTTAGATGCCAGAGTTGATCATCAGAGTGAACATTGTTCCTGTTCTAACCCACCAGAAAACGGTGAAAGAAAACCTGATAGCTTGAGCGAACTAGTAAAACTAAATGGGAAGAGTCAGCGTGATTCTGAAGCACAACCTGGAATAAACTTATCAGAACCCAATTATTCTTCTGTCAAGAAAGGTCTTCCTGAAGAGTTCTGTGGTCAGAACCCCTCAAATTTTATGAAAGAGGGAGGAGCTGGTACAGTCGAGGATAGAAAGTCTACAAAATTTGTTACCAAATCACAGGGCTTTCCATCTAGTCGAGTGAGCAAGGAAGCGAAAGGCAATGGTAATGAGATGGCAAGGATCACTACAACTGGTGTTGTGAAGGTTGGCTCAGTGCACATCAAGGTAAATGTGGCAGGTGAGCCGTCATCAGAGATTATAGGTGATGAAAATGGGCTTCCCTGA
- the LOC127767908 gene encoding YTH domain-containing protein ECT4-like isoform X2 has translation MPGFGTSSSMGSASHPARIEYNTSSNVSSQYIYEQGLYYPATNGYAYYAGFEPPVEWSDHTNFVGVDGQNLQLSNENLPYVYCTPGYGFSYYSPDQYTYMPGMVMGVDGSFVGSQQYFASPYQLPGSPSGFFPMSIQPTTDFSSTVSAEPPLLSTGTGTSAVASRLANTSMKNKYQMSGNTAPASQTAPSGSPAVVRPQQAYENESTNKPSNPPDANMSRRDKSSTSLVTVPVDASSTDKDGKSDEGNQSKEHVQSIQVTSGPMSGESGQGKATSNSTLEKIMIHPDQYNKVHFTVDHPDAKFFVIKSYSEDDVHKSIKYDVWSSTPNGNKRLDAAYSDVQGRALGKCPIFLFFSVNASGQFCGVAEMVGPVDFHKDMDFWQQDKWSGSFPVKWHLVKDVPNSTFRHIILENNENKPVTNSRDTQEIPFKSGTNMLKLFKDGPLTTSILDDFSFYEGRQKAMLEEKCRRSGRNFDVRMYVPAFITKSSVVAVGEPSEVGKGQFSSKDLHSGDVEQDNGACEQPDKLNQMKDILATEALKTDGGAFVGQLEHAKTNQGSLDARVDHQSEHCSCSNPPENGERKPDSLSELVKLNGKSQRDSEAQPGINLSEPNYSSVKKGLPEEFCGQNPSNFMKEGGAGTVEDRKSTKFVTKSQGFPSSRVSKEAKGNGNEMARITTTGVVKVGSVHIKVNVAGEPSSEIIGDENGLP, from the exons ATGCCTGGTTTTGGTACAAGTTCTTCCATGGGTTCTGCATCTCACCCTGCTAGAATCGAGTATAACACAAGTAGCAATGTGTCATCTCAATACATATATGAGCAGGGTCTTTATTATCCAGCAACAAACGGCTATGCTTACTATGCAG GCTTTGAGCCACCAGTTGAATGGAGTGATCACACTAATTTTGTGGGGGTAGATGGTCAAAACCTACAACTTTCA AATGAAAACCTTCCATATGTATATTGCACACCTGGCTATGGTTTTTCTTATTACTCCCCAGATCAGTACACCTATATGCCTGGCATGGTAATGGGAGTTGATGGCTCTTTTGTAGGAAGCCAACAGTATTTTGCTAGTCCATATCAACTTCCTGGCTCGCCATCTGGTTTCTTCCCGATGTCTATTCAGCCCACCACAGATTTCAGCTCAACTGTTTCTGCAGAACCTCCTTTACTTAGTACTGGCACTGGTACATCTGCTGTTGCTAGTAGGCTTGCTAACACCAGTATGAAAAACAAATATCAGATGTCTGGAAATACAGCTCCAGCTTCTCAGACTGCCCCTTCTGGAAGTCCAGCTGTTGTACGTCCTCAGCAGGCCTACGAAAACGAAAGCACAAATAAGCCATCTAATCCGCCTGATGCTAACATGAGTAGGCGTGACAAATCCTCAACCTCCCTTGTCACAGTTCCAGTGGATGCTTCATCGACTGACAAG GATGGAAAATCTGATGAAGGTAATCAGTCAAAAGAACATGTGCAATCCATTCAGGTTACTTCAGGTCCCATGTCCGGCGAAAGTGGACAAGGCAAAGCAACAtcaaacagtacattggaaaaaaTTATGATACATCCTGACCAATACAATAAGGTTCACTTTACTGTTGATCATCCAGATGCCAAGTTTTTTGTCATCAAATCTTACAGCGAGGATGATGTACATAAGAGCATTAAATATGATGTATGGTCAAGCACACCTAATGGCAACAAGAGGTTGGATGCAGCCTACTCAGATGTACAAGGAAGAGCTCTGGGAAAGTgtccaatatttctctttttttct GTTAATGCTAGCGGGCAGTTCTGTGGTGTTGCTGAAATGGTTGGCCCTGTTGATTTTCACAAAGACATGGATTTCTGGCAGCAGGATAAGTGGTCTGGGAGCTTCCCGGTGAAGTGGCACCTAGTAAAGGATGTGCCCAACTCCACCTTTCGGCACATTATATTAGAGAATAACGAGAACAAGCCTGTTACCAACAGCCGGGATACACAAGAg ATTCCTTTTAAGTCTGGGACAAACATGCTGAAGCTATTTAAGGATGGCCCATTGACAACATCTATTCTTGATGACTTCTCGTTTTATGAAGGGAGACAGAAAGCAATGCTAGAAGAGAAATGCAGACGTTCGGGTAGAAATTTTGATGTACGCATGTATGTTCCAGCATTTATCACTAAAAGCAGTGTTGTTGCGGTAGGTGAACCTTCAGAAGTAGGTAAAGGCCAGTTTAGCAGCAAAGATCTACATTCAGGGGATGTTGAACAGGATAATGGTGCATGTGAGCAACCTGACAAGCTGAACCAAATGAAAGACATACTGGCCACTGAAGCACTCAAAACGGATGGTGGAGCATTTGTTGGGCAACTTGAGCATGCAAAAACAAACCAAGGTAGTTTAGATGCCAGAGTTGATCATCAGAGTGAACATTGTTCCTGTTCTAACCCACCAGAAAACGGTGAAAGAAAACCTGATAGCTTGAGCGAACTAGTAAAACTAAATGGGAAGAGTCAGCGTGATTCTGAAGCACAACCTGGAATAAACTTATCAGAACCCAATTATTCTTCTGTCAAGAAAGGTCTTCCTGAAGAGTTCTGTGGTCAGAACCCCTCAAATTTTATGAAAGAGGGAGGAGCTGGTACAGTCGAGGATAGAAAGTCTACAAAATTTGTTACCAAATCACAGGGCTTTCCATCTAGTCGAGTGAGCAAGGAAGCGAAAGGCAATGGTAATGAGATGGCAAGGATCACTACAACTGGTGTTGTGAAGGTTGGCTCAGTGCACATCAAGGTAAATGTGGCAGGTGAGCCGTCATCAGAGATTATAGGTGATGAAAATGGGCTTCCCTGA
- the LOC127765219 gene encoding pentatricopeptide repeat-containing protein At1g56690, mitochondrial-like, whose product MRLPPVRFLPSSAAPAVVAANARIAHLARAGNIEGARAAFEAMPLRTTASYNALLAGYFRNRLPDAALGLFRRMPSRDLASYNALISGLSLRRQTLPDAAAALASIPFPPSVVSFTSLLRGYVRHGLLADAIRLFQQMPERNHVSYTVLLGGLLDAGRVNEARRLFDEMPDRDVVAWTAMLSGYCQAGRITEARALFDEMPKRNVVSWTAMISGYAQNGEVNLARKLFEVMPERNEVSWTAMLVGYIQAGHVEDAAELFNAMPEHPVAACNAMMVGFGQRGMVDAAKTVFEKMRERDDGTWSAMIKAYEQNEFLMEALSTFREMLWRGVRPNYPSVISILTVCAALAVLDYGREVHAAMLRCSFDMDVFAVSALITMYIKCGNLDKAKRVFHMFEPKDIVMWNSMITGYAQHGLGEQALGIFHDMRLAGMSPDGITYIGALTACSYTGKVKEGREIFNSMTVNSSIRPGAEHYSCMVDLLGRSGLVEEAFDLIKNMPVEPDAVIWGALMGACRMHRNAEIAEVAAKKLLELEPGNAGPYVLLSHIYTSVGRWEDASKMRKFISSRNLNKSPGCSWIEYDKRVHLFTSGDVLAHPEHAAILRILEKLDGLLMESGYSADGSFVLHDIDEEQKSHSLRYHSERQAVAYGLLKIPEGMPIRVMKNLRVCGDCHSAIKLIAKITSREIILRDANRFHHFKDGFCSCRDYW is encoded by the coding sequence ATGCGTCTCCCGCCCGTCCGCTTCCTGCCGTcgagcgcggcgccggcggtggtggcggcgaacGCGCGCATAGCCCACCTCGCCCGGGCGGGGAACATCGAGGGCGCGAGGGCGGCCTTCGAGGCCATGCCCCtccgcaccaccgcctcctacaacgccctcctcgccggctacTTCCGCAACCGCCTGCCGGACGCGGCCCTCGGCCTCTTCCGCCGCATGCCCTCCCGCGACCTCGCCTCCTACAACGCCCTCATATCCGGCCTCTCGCTCCGCCGCCAGACGctcccggacgccgccgccgcgctcgcctccatCCCCTTCCCGCCCTCCGTCGTCTCCTTCACCTCCCTCCTCCGTGGGTACGTGCGCCacggcctcctcgccgacgccatCCGCTTGTTCCAGCAGATGCCGGAGCGGAACCACGTCTCTTACACCGTGCTGCTCGGTGGACTCCTTGATGCCGGCCGTGTCAACGAGGCTCGCAggctgttcgacgaaatgcctgaCAGGGATGTCGTGGCGTGGACAGCCATGCTGTCTGGGTACTGCCAGGCTGGTCGGATCACTGAGGCACGCGCtctgtttgatgaaatgccgAAGAGGAATGTCGTGTCATGGACCGCGATGATCTCCGGATATGCTCAAAACGGTGAGGTGAACCTTGCAAGGAAGCTGTTCGAGGTGATGCCTGAGCGCAATGAGGTCTCGTGGACTGCAATGTTGGTTGGGTACATACAAGCTGGCCATGTTGAGGATGCTGCAGAGCTGTTTAATGCAATGCCGGAACATCCAGTGGCCGCCTGCAATGCCATGATGGTTGGGTTTGGGCAACGTGGAATGGTGGATGCTGCCAAGACAGTGTTCGAGAAAATGCGTGAGAGAGATGATGGGACATGGAGTGCCATGATTAAAGCGTATGAGCAGAACGAATTCTTGATGGAGGCACTATCTACCTTCCGTGAGATGTTGTGGAGAGGTGTCCGTCCAAACTACCCATCAGTCATCAGCATACTCACAGTGTGTGCGGCACTGGCTGTTCTTGATTATGGGAGGGAGGTGCATGCTGCAATGCTGAGATGCTCCTTTGACATGGACGTCTTTGCTGTGTCAGCATTAATCACAATGTATATAAAATGTGGAAATCTGGATAAGGCCAAGAGGGTCTTTCACATGTTTGAGCCAAAAGATATTGTGATGTGGAACTCCATGATCACTGGTTATGCTCAACATGGATTGGGGGAGCAAGCACTTGGCATATTTCATGATATGAGGTTGGCAGGAATGTCGCCTGATGGAATTACTTATATAGGGGCCCTCACAGCTTGTAGCTATACCGGTAAAGTTAAAGAAGGGAGGGAGATTTTTAATTCTATGACTGTGAATTCTTCCATCCGACCTGGAGCTGAGCATTATTCTTGTATGGTTGATTTACTTGGTCGATCAGGCCTTGTGGAGGAAGCATTTGACTTGATAAAGAATATGCCAGTTGAACCAGATGCTGTCATCTGGGGAGCTCTGATGGGTGCCTGTAGGATGCACAGGAATGCTGAGATTGCTGAGGTTGCTGCTAAGAAGCTATTAGAGCTAGAGCCTGGGAATGCTGGACCGTATGTCTTACTCTCTCACATTTATACATCCGTTGGGAGGTGGGAAGATGCTTCTAAGATGCGGAAATTCATTAGCTCAAGGAATTTGAACAAGTCACCAGGCTGTAGTTGGATAGAGTACGACAAGAGGGTGCATCTTTTCACATCTGGTGATGTATTAGCACATCCAGAACATGCCGCTATTCTTAGGATATTGGAAAAACTAGATGGGCTATTGATGGAGTCTGGTTACTCGGCTGATGGAAGCTTTGTGCTTCATGATATAGATGAGGAGCAAAAGTCTCATAGCTTGCGGTATCATAGTGAGAGACAGGCTGTGGCATATGGACTACTGAAAATCCCAGAAGGAATGCCCATTCGTGTCATGAAAAACCTCAGGGTTTGTGGTGACTGCCATTCTGCAATAAAGTTGATTGCAAAGATCACTTCTAGGGAAATCATACTAAGAGATGCCAATAGATTCCATCATTTCAAAGATGGGTTTTGCTCATGCAGGGACTACTGGTGA